The Longimicrobium sp. genome segment GCCGGCGAGGGCGAGCCGGGAGCAGGCGCAAGCGAGCCGGGAGCCGGCGCAACCGAGCCGGGAGTCGGCGCAAGCGAACCGGGAGCCGGCGCAACCAAGCCGGGAGTCGGCGCGGGCGAGCCGAGCGTCGGCGTGGAGGCATCCACACCGGGCACGGCCGTCACGGGCGCGGCCGTCCCCGGCGGAACCTGGGTGCGCAGCGTCCGCAGCTCCTGCACGACCGACACGGGCTTCGCGCTGATGCGCAGGGAGGTGAGCGGCAGGTGGTCCGCCGTCAGCCAGCCGGAGGTCTCCAGGAAGGAAACCGATGCGTCGATCAGCGCGGTGGTGAGCGGATCGTTGGGAACGTTGAAGTACTGGAGCGGGGGGCTCAGGCGGTGTGCGCGCTCCGTTCCCAGGAGCAGCTCGGTCTGGAACACCACCGCGTCGGTGCTGGCCTCCAGCAGCATCTCGATCAGCGCGAGCGGCTTGGCGGGATCGAACAGCCACTTGCCGTAGCCCCACGGCGCCACCCCGCCGGCGAAGGTGGGGGCCAGGAACTCGGTGTCGGTGACCAGGTTGCGGCCGGTGCTCACCGAAAAGAGCAGGATGTCTTCCAGCGGCACCCCCGCGGCCAGCGCCTGCGCCAGCCCGATCATGGCCGGGTTGTTGGCGACCACGCCCCCGTCCACGAAGCCGGGGCCGGTCCCCGACATTCCCTGGTAGATCGGCTCCTCGACGGGGGCCGCGGCGGTGCGCAGCGCCACGTCCACCACCAGCTCGTCCAGGTCCGGCTCGGTTCCTACCTGGCGCGGGAAGTTGTGGTACACCTTGGGCTTCCAGGACCGCAGCGGGCCCGGCTCGCCGTTGTCGAGCTGAAAGGCGGTGATCGACACCTTCTTCTTCAGGTCACCCAGCTTCATGTCGGCGCCGAAGTAGCCGATGAAGAACTGGCGCAGGTCGTTGCTGCTGAAGAGCGAGGTCGCGCCGACGGCGGCCATCCCCAGGTGCACCGCCGCGCCCCACAGGTTCCAGAAGGCGCCCATCATCTTGTAGATGTTGGTGGGGTCGAACGGATTGAACGTCGCGAGTGCCTGGGGCGACAGCTCGGGAACGGCCTGCTGCACGTTGGACAACAGCTGCTGGACGGCCCGCGGGTCCCCCTGCAGCACCTGCTCGGGCGCCACGCCGGCAAGGAAGTTGGACGGAAGCAGCCCGCGCAGGGCGCTCTGGTTCACCTGCTGCCAGAACTGGGTGATCTCGGCCAGCGCCTCGGTGGGGTGGTCCTTGCTGGCAAAGAACAGCGAGTTCATTCCGCCGGCGGAAACGCCGGTGAACAGGTCCACGTGGTCCAGCAGGTCGCTCGTTCGCTGGCCCTGCGGAAGGCGGTTGTTGACCATCTGCAGCAGGGTGGCGGTGTTCCAGCCGTAGCCGCCGTCCATCGAGAGAATGCGATACTGTGGCATCGTTCGGCTCCTCCAGGCCACCTGGCCTGATTTGCGCCTGCT includes the following:
- a CDS encoding patatin-like phospholipase family protein encodes the protein MPQYRILSMDGGYGWNTATLLQMVNNRLPQGQRTSDLLDHVDLFTGVSAGGMNSLFFASKDHPTEALAEITQFWQQVNQSALRGLLPSNFLAGVAPEQVLQGDPRAVQQLLSNVQQAVPELSPQALATFNPFDPTNIYKMMGAFWNLWGAAVHLGMAAVGATSLFSSNDLRQFFIGYFGADMKLGDLKKKVSITAFQLDNGEPGPLRSWKPKVYHNFPRQVGTEPDLDELVVDVALRTAAAPVEEPIYQGMSGTGPGFVDGGVVANNPAMIGLAQALAAGVPLEDILLFSVSTGRNLVTDTEFLAPTFAGGVAPWGYGKWLFDPAKPLALIEMLLEASTDAVVFQTELLLGTERAHRLSPPLQYFNVPNDPLTTALIDASVSFLETSGWLTADHLPLTSLRISAKPVSVVQELRTLRTQVPPGTAAPVTAVPGVDASTPTLGSPAPTPGLVAPAPGSLAPTPGSVAPAPGSLAPAPGSPSPAPGTPAPTPGSPPVRTPDDPISEVQ